A part of Cannabis sativa cultivar Pink pepper isolate KNU-18-1 chromosome 6, ASM2916894v1, whole genome shotgun sequence genomic DNA contains:
- the LOC115725706 gene encoding uncharacterized protein LOC115725706 isoform X1 has product MMVFDYLRYLIFGSIMRQPDCSRKSQHVIVPKSTAVVIETAPAATSNMPEPGVQTSNGRPQQAMETFAAPFYQTRLVEETATLIERIYNLGASKFSGSTSPDDAEEWIQRLEEIFDIIDCSDEQKLSVTRFLLERDAFHWWKGVKLCYPYPSTISWVDFRREFYDKYFPRSYRDAKLREFLQLTQGYMSVRQYEDKFISLVRFARAIVANEVDMCRRFEDGLRRDIRMIVTAVGWTEFRGLVNSAERVELCISDHQSNQEQQQQQQHIDKIIGR; this is encoded by the exons ATGATGGTATTTGATTATCTGAGATATTTGATTTTCGG CTCCATTATGCGCCAACCTGATTGCTCTCGAAAGAGCCAGCATGTGATCGTGCCTAAAAGTACCGCTGTTGTAATTGAGACCGCACCTGCAGCCACTTCTAACATGCCTGAACCTGGTGTGCAGACCTCAAATGGTAGACCTCAGCAGGCAATGGAAACATTTGCTGCTCCATTTTATCAGACAAGATTAGTAGAAGAGACAGCAACACTAATTGAGAGAATTTATAATTTGGGGGCTTCAAAGTTCAGCGGTTCTACTAGTCCTGATGATGCTGAAGAGTGGATACAGAGGCTTGAAGAGATTTTTGATATCATTGATTGCTCGGACGAGCAAAAGCTATCCGTCACCAGGTTTTTGCTAGAGCGAGATGCTTTTCATTGGTGGAAGGGGGTGAAACTTTGCTATCCTTATCCATCAACCATAAGTTGGGTAGATTTTCGACGTGAGTTTTATGATAAGTATTTTCCACGATCCTATCGCGATGCCAAGTTGAGAGAGTTTTTGCAGCTGACACAAGGATATATGAGTGTAAGACAATATGAGGATAAGTTTATTTCATTGGTGAGATTTGCCCGAGCCATAGTAGCGAATGAGGTCGATATGTGTAGGAGGTTTGAGGACGGTCTTCGAAGGGATATTAGGATGATTGTGACTGCAGTAGGTTGGACAGAGTTTCGCGGGCTTGTTAACTCTGCTGAGAGAGTAGAACTGTGTATTTCTGATCATCAAAGCAACCAGGAACAGCAGCAACAGCAGCAACACATCGATAAAATTATTGGCCGGTGA
- the LOC115725706 gene encoding uncharacterized protein LOC115725706 isoform X2 — protein MRQPDCSRKSQHVIVPKSTAVVIETAPAATSNMPEPGVQTSNGRPQQAMETFAAPFYQTRLVEETATLIERIYNLGASKFSGSTSPDDAEEWIQRLEEIFDIIDCSDEQKLSVTRFLLERDAFHWWKGVKLCYPYPSTISWVDFRREFYDKYFPRSYRDAKLREFLQLTQGYMSVRQYEDKFISLVRFARAIVANEVDMCRRFEDGLRRDIRMIVTAVGWTEFRGLVNSAERVELCISDHQSNQEQQQQQQHIDKIIGR, from the coding sequence ATGCGCCAACCTGATTGCTCTCGAAAGAGCCAGCATGTGATCGTGCCTAAAAGTACCGCTGTTGTAATTGAGACCGCACCTGCAGCCACTTCTAACATGCCTGAACCTGGTGTGCAGACCTCAAATGGTAGACCTCAGCAGGCAATGGAAACATTTGCTGCTCCATTTTATCAGACAAGATTAGTAGAAGAGACAGCAACACTAATTGAGAGAATTTATAATTTGGGGGCTTCAAAGTTCAGCGGTTCTACTAGTCCTGATGATGCTGAAGAGTGGATACAGAGGCTTGAAGAGATTTTTGATATCATTGATTGCTCGGACGAGCAAAAGCTATCCGTCACCAGGTTTTTGCTAGAGCGAGATGCTTTTCATTGGTGGAAGGGGGTGAAACTTTGCTATCCTTATCCATCAACCATAAGTTGGGTAGATTTTCGACGTGAGTTTTATGATAAGTATTTTCCACGATCCTATCGCGATGCCAAGTTGAGAGAGTTTTTGCAGCTGACACAAGGATATATGAGTGTAAGACAATATGAGGATAAGTTTATTTCATTGGTGAGATTTGCCCGAGCCATAGTAGCGAATGAGGTCGATATGTGTAGGAGGTTTGAGGACGGTCTTCGAAGGGATATTAGGATGATTGTGACTGCAGTAGGTTGGACAGAGTTTCGCGGGCTTGTTAACTCTGCTGAGAGAGTAGAACTGTGTATTTCTGATCATCAAAGCAACCAGGAACAGCAGCAACAGCAGCAACACATCGATAAAATTATTGGCCGGTGA
- the LOC115725484 gene encoding kinetochore protein NDC80 homolog, with protein MRGGGGHRRPKDSFANPQPPPTPLDHHNPYHRQQQRDSDASFVSSRPSSVGIGRNSSNFTFDQYKDHRYQSSAVSTINAFLSSHSSNLFLKLPFPSAKDITQTLAFLMSCLDFTSSKLEEDLPFVLRSINYPHKLNKSILRSPGTPHQWPTFLAIIHWLVQVAMFNDHLGSDSTSFADHNPLHSYALDSYSHYITGDDDSVEKLDRDWLEKLERERENSVEATKALEANATELEAKLEGLKSAPSQKEVLEKEKGMLEEDVVKFHEMIGKFKEKIAELERDLEMKEKELEEKVVNKNRICEENEDLKKRVQQQTFNPRDVERMKRELQAVERDIGEAELERNSWEEKSWDLDATLGHKFKELETLAMECNQLMRRLKIGDGFHYNLNADGSTPAEVMGIDYKSTVKPALESFAEDIKKSSLTKLEELISIQQQSSDIAAKIEEKRKTLARLESQINEMEGQHRLLENETDKYTFECATEAKRMVEDLKMEAHNLDVVEREAADILKTSKQKLEEAIKQSEAEIQMCACELITLVDTVSKFKEYMRSKLLEIKTDVSETATALSDTYRGSWPPQFAVVLDANK; from the exons ATGAGAGGCGGCGGAGGCCATCGCCGTCCCAAGGACTCCTTCGCCAACCCACAGCCGCCGCCGACGCCGCTGGACCACCATAATCCCTACCACCGTCAGCAGCAGCGCGACTCCGACGCGAGCTTCGTCAGTAGCCGCCCCTCCTCCGTCGGCATCGGCCGCAATTCATCCAATTTCACCTTCGACCAATACAAAGACCATCGCTACCAGTCTTCCGCCGTTTCCACCATCAACGCTTTCCTTTCCTCTCACTCTTCAAATCTCTTCCTCAAACTCCCATTTCCCTCCGCCAAAGACATCACTCAAACCCTAGCTTTCCTCATGTCCTGTCTCGATTTCACCTCCtccaagctcgaagaagatcTCCCTTTTGTCTTGAGATCTATAAATTATCCTCATAAACTCAACAAATCGATTCTGAGATCTCCCGGAACTCCTCATCAATGGCCCACTTTTCTTGCCATAATCCACTGGCTGGTCCAAGTCGCCATGTTTAATGATCATCTGGGGTCTGATTCGACTTCATTTGCCGATCACAACCCGCTGCATTCTTACGCCCTCGATAGCTACTCGCATTACATTACCGGGGATGATGATTCGGTGGAGAAGCTGGATCGTGATTGGCTGGAGAAGTTGGAGAGGGAGAGGGAGAATTCTGTGGAAGCCACCAAGGCTTTGGAGGCGAATGCTACTGAACTCGAAGCAAAGCTGGAGGGGTTGAAGTCCGCGCCTTCGCAGAAGGAGGTACTCGAGAAGGAGAAAGGGATGCTGGAAGAGGATGTGGTGAAGTTTCATGAGATGATTGGCAAGTTTAAGGAGAAGATTGCTGAATTGGAGAGGGACTTGGAGATGAAAGAGAAGGAATTGGAGGAGAAAGTTGTGAATAAGAACAGGATTTGTGAAGAGAATGAGGATTTGAAGAAGAGGGTGCAGCAACAGACATTCAATCCGAGGGATGTGGAGAGAATGAAGAGGGAATTGCAGGCAGTCGAGAGGGATATCGGGGAGGCTGAGCTTGAAAGGAACTCGTGGGAAGAGAAGTCGTGGGATCTTGATGCCACGCTCGGACACAAGTTTAAGGAGCTCGAAACACTAGCAATGGAATGCAATCAACTCATGAGGAG GTTAAAAATTGGTGATGGTTTTCATTACAACTTGAATGCCGATGGCTCTACACCCGCTGAGGTCATGGGAATTGACTACAAATCAACAGTAAAGCCTGCACTTGAATCTTTTGCTGAGGATATAAAGAAAAGTTCGTTGACGAAATTGGAAGAGTTGATCTCTATTCAGCAGCAGTCAAGTGATATTGCTGCAAAGATCGAGGAAAAAAGAAAGACTCTGGCAAGGCTTGAATCACAAATCAATGAA ATGGAAGGTCAACATCGTTTGTTGGAGAATGAAACAGACAAGTACACGTTTGAATGTGCCACAGAAGCCAAAAGAATGGTGGAAGATTTAAAGATGGAGGCTCATAACTTGGATGTTGTGGAAAGAGAAGCAGCCGATATTCTTAAG ACCTCAAAACAGAAGTTGGAGGAAGCAATAAAACAAAGTGAAGCAGAAATTCAGATGTGTGCTTGTGAACTCATAACACTAGTTGATACAGTTTCAAAGTTCAAAGAGTATATGCGGTCCAAGCTTCTGGAAATTAAGACCGATGTCTCGGAAACTGCCACTGCTTTATCGGATACTTACAGAGGTTCCTGGCCCCCCCAATTTGCTGTTGTTCTTGATGCAAACAAGTAA
- the LOC115725451 gene encoding proteasome subunit alpha type-4, producing MSRRYDSRTTIFSPEGRLYQVEYAMEAIGNAGTAIGILSKDGVVLVGEKKVTSKLLQTSTSTEKMYKIDDHVACAVAGIMSDANILINTARVQAQRYTFSYQEPMPVEQLVQSLCDTKQGYTQFGGLRPFGVSFLFAGWDKNFGFQLYMSDPSGNYGGWKAAAIGANNQAAQSMLKQDYKDEMTREEAVQLALKVLSKTMDSTSLTSEKLELAEVYLSPSGNVKYQVCSPDSLSKLLVKFGVTQPAPESS from the coding sequence ATGTCTAGAAGATATGATAGCCGTACTACGATCTTCTCCCCTGAGGGACGTCTCTACCAAGTTGAGTACGCAATGGAGGCCATTGGTAATGCAGGTACCGCAATTGGAATATTGTCAAAGGATGGTGTTGTCTTGGTTGGTGAGAAGAAAGTAACATCCAAACTCCTGCAAACCTCAACTTCCACCGAGAAAATGTACAAGATTGATGACCATGTTGCATGTGCTGTGGCCGGGATAATGTCCGATGCCAACATCTTAATAAACACTGCAAGAGTTCAAGCTCAACGCTACACATTCTCTTACCAAGAGCCAATGCCTGTTGAGCAGCTAGTTCAGTCACTTTGTGACACTAAGCAAGGCTACAcacagtttggtggcctccgaCCCTTTGGCGTTTCATTTTTGTTTGCAGGGTGGGACAAGAATTTCGGCTTCCAGCTTTACATGAGTGACCCTAGCGGTAACTATGGTGGCTGGAAAGCTGCTGCTATTGGTGCAAACAACCAAGCAGCACAATCAATGCTTAAGCAGGATTACAAGGACGAAATGACAAGGGAAGAGGCGGTCCAGCTCGCGCTCAAGGTTTTGAGTAAGACCATGGATAGCACAAGTCTTACTTCTGAGAAACTTGAGTTGGCTGAGGTCTACCTTTCTCCATCTGGAAATGTGAAGTACCAAGTTTGCTCACCTGACTCTTTGAGCAAGTTGTTGGTCAAGTTCGGAGTGACTCAACCAGCACCAGAGTCTTCTTAA